The Mycobacterium sp. 3519A genome contains a region encoding:
- a CDS encoding beta-propeller fold lactonase family protein — translation MGYARYVGRVGGLAVALGVGMAVATTPAFADPSDSESTTSTTSSSSEAKALDSKADEPKTADEPKVADEPTDTDSTTATKKATATSPAKDKKSGSDKPNAARTAKKPKRVKPSTPSAGDDTDDRSATSNASVAPRKSQPADPPAPTGKPVSDTAPAPVSTTLQAVTVQDAPKVDPAPKPELTPMASNLLAAVGLDSSADGDTPEVPGESPLLLAGLAALRRQTQKESVDDVGFSKVADDRAQTSLMVAAAAVNSAPTAAPVVGVPDQATGAVVVAMNATDAEGNSLSYVVTGQPTGGSVEALSSGQFRYTPTVASRLAAASTSTPDFDSFTVTVSDGQGGVTPVTITVPKLPAVWATQASASNVTGSKPYGVALVGDLAYVANQGTNTVTVVNTKTGAVVGSPIVVGTAPTGVLANADGSRVYVTNRTSGTVSVIDTANRAVTSVKVGSSPEFMTLNENGTKLYVTNYGSSSVSVIETSTFKVLDVNPSTTTVDAIKVGAYPRGIAFTTVNGQPRLYVVSRAGNSVSVVDLNTYKLIDANPSTTTVDSIKVGSTPEMIAIRDGYAYVTNYGSNTVSVINVTTNKVEGAAIAVGSRPAGITVSPDGSLLYVANGNDTVSVINAKTRSLVSTVQIDTAPETNYHIVAVRADGSLVVTDMADKAVRVVKLNRGNTAPVAISDPTVGAADSNGAITGSVNIKDWDGDTLTYNAISGPSRGTLTFNPAAGTYTYTPTQAGRDAAAQNPGLTDTFTIRATDPAGAYRDTASIIVTILPSVISGQPSAAPYRSVDPLTGEIRGPVGVVGSGLSYTVVGAPTNGSVRITSQGDFVYNPTLATRLAADLTSGPDTDSFTVKVTGAQMNQTVTVTVPVAPARITVDSQFAPTLGTSPAGVDMNYRRAWIVNQADGTMSIIEVPHGYTVATLPVGTSPTSVAWDFDYAWVTNQGSNTVSVIDLVYNPGATQTLSGFNQPSDVLLDYPGIVFVSNKGNGTVVAVHPQTKQVLRTFQVGQSPTKMALTGAHIYVANSGSNSVSMIDLETNTVSAPISVGVNPTGLAVSPDGKRVYVSNQGSSTVSVINAVTNTVVGSPIAVGVQPTSVVVSPDGSLVYVANSDDTVSVIDTRTNSVIRTVAIDPNPEIGSHSMALSQASNYPYRDDDRIYVTDAVDRTMRALAITPSPAPQLPATTTEVTTGSAPGSVAVVGNYAYVVNAGTNTVAKIDTTTNTVVGGPVVVGTWATSIAASPTTHEVFVADYYDNKVYVIDTNTDTVVRAIDVPVSQYEYAEWWNGLTGIKSSRDGRRLFVTSADNNLTVIDTASNTVVGIVTAGADMEVSANGSLLYLTTGGDAISVYDTATMAPVGEIHVGPYQYDGSRQMAISADGKMAYVTTSVVVVEPVDFYHTDQDVIRDNNNNLWRVYGRYDAVSVIDIDPASPKYNTEIASIPVVGGAGDIAVNSDGSRVYVTATDGKTVTVVDPNTRTVLGSVTTNQTPYGYQMVAVGGNGTLYLTNGFDSNVYAVTLGSLNV, via the coding sequence ATGGGTTACGCCAGGTATGTCGGTCGAGTCGGCGGGTTGGCAGTGGCACTAGGGGTCGGGATGGCCGTCGCGACCACACCCGCGTTTGCCGATCCGTCTGATTCCGAATCGACGACGTCGACGACGTCGTCGTCATCGGAGGCGAAGGCGCTGGATTCCAAGGCGGACGAGCCAAAGACCGCCGACGAGCCAAAGGTCGCCGACGAGCCGACGGACACCGACAGCACCACCGCAACCAAGAAGGCCACCGCGACCTCACCGGCCAAGGACAAGAAGTCGGGTTCGGACAAACCCAATGCGGCCAGGACGGCGAAGAAGCCGAAGCGAGTCAAGCCGAGCACACCGTCGGCCGGCGACGACACCGATGACCGGTCGGCGACCAGCAATGCCTCGGTAGCCCCGCGCAAGTCGCAGCCGGCAGACCCGCCGGCACCGACCGGTAAGCCGGTCTCCGACACGGCGCCCGCGCCGGTGTCGACGACGTTGCAAGCCGTGACGGTGCAGGACGCGCCGAAGGTCGATCCGGCGCCGAAGCCGGAGCTGACGCCGATGGCGTCGAATCTGCTTGCGGCCGTCGGGCTGGACTCATCGGCCGACGGTGACACTCCCGAGGTACCCGGCGAGTCGCCGCTGCTGTTGGCCGGTCTGGCGGCGTTGCGGCGGCAGACGCAGAAGGAGTCCGTCGACGACGTTGGCTTCTCGAAGGTGGCGGACGACCGGGCGCAGACGAGCTTGATGGTGGCCGCCGCGGCGGTGAACTCCGCACCGACGGCGGCCCCGGTCGTGGGCGTACCCGATCAGGCCACCGGCGCAGTGGTTGTCGCGATGAACGCGACTGATGCCGAGGGCAATTCACTGTCGTACGTCGTGACCGGTCAGCCCACCGGGGGCTCCGTCGAGGCGCTGAGCAGCGGCCAGTTCCGGTACACGCCGACGGTGGCGTCGCGACTGGCGGCGGCGTCGACGTCGACACCGGATTTCGACTCGTTCACGGTCACAGTCAGCGACGGCCAGGGCGGCGTCACGCCGGTCACCATCACGGTCCCGAAACTGCCTGCGGTGTGGGCAACTCAGGCGTCGGCGTCGAACGTGACGGGCAGCAAGCCATACGGGGTGGCGTTGGTGGGGGACCTCGCTTATGTGGCGAATCAGGGCACCAACACCGTGACGGTGGTCAACACGAAGACCGGTGCTGTGGTTGGTAGTCCGATTGTGGTTGGCACTGCGCCCACTGGAGTGCTGGCCAACGCCGACGGCTCCAGGGTCTACGTGACCAACCGGACCAGCGGGACGGTGTCGGTGATCGACACCGCGAACAGGGCGGTCACATCGGTGAAGGTGGGGTCAAGCCCAGAGTTCATGACGCTCAACGAGAATGGCACCAAGCTGTATGTCACCAACTACGGTTCCAGCAGTGTGTCGGTGATCGAAACGTCCACGTTCAAAGTCCTCGACGTCAATCCGTCGACCACGACTGTCGATGCGATCAAAGTGGGCGCCTATCCGCGAGGAATCGCGTTCACGACGGTCAACGGCCAGCCCCGGCTGTATGTGGTGAGCCGTGCAGGCAATTCGGTGTCGGTGGTCGATCTCAACACCTACAAGCTCATCGACGCCAATCCGTCGACGACGACGGTGGATTCGATCAAGGTCGGGTCCACGCCGGAGATGATCGCGATCCGCGACGGCTACGCCTATGTCACCAACTACGGGTCGAACACCGTCTCGGTGATCAACGTCACCACCAACAAGGTCGAGGGGGCGGCGATCGCGGTGGGTTCCAGGCCTGCCGGGATCACGGTGAGCCCGGACGGCAGCCTGCTGTACGTGGCCAACGGTAACGACACGGTCAGTGTGATCAACGCCAAGACCCGTTCGCTGGTGAGCACCGTGCAGATCGACACCGCGCCGGAGACCAACTACCACATCGTCGCTGTCCGCGCCGACGGCAGCCTGGTCGTCACCGACATGGCCGACAAGGCCGTCCGTGTGGTCAAGCTCAACCGCGGTAACACCGCACCGGTGGCGATCAGCGATCCCACTGTGGGGGCGGCGGACTCGAACGGCGCGATCACCGGTTCGGTGAACATCAAGGACTGGGACGGCGACACGCTCACCTACAACGCCATCAGCGGGCCGAGCAGGGGCACGCTGACATTCAACCCGGCGGCGGGTACTTACACATACACACCGACTCAGGCGGGCCGCGACGCCGCTGCCCAAAATCCCGGCCTGACAGACACATTCACCATTCGTGCTACTGATCCTGCTGGAGCCTACAGGGACACCGCTTCGATCATTGTGACGATCCTGCCGTCGGTGATCTCGGGGCAACCGAGCGCAGCCCCGTACCGAAGCGTCGATCCGTTGACCGGTGAAATCCGTGGGCCAGTGGGTGTAGTCGGAAGTGGCCTGAGCTATACGGTCGTCGGCGCACCTACCAACGGTTCGGTGAGGATCACGTCACAAGGCGACTTCGTCTACAACCCAACTTTGGCGACCAGGCTGGCGGCCGATCTGACCTCCGGACCAGACACCGACAGCTTCACGGTGAAAGTCACCGGCGCGCAGATGAATCAAACGGTAACCGTGACGGTGCCTGTCGCACCGGCCCGCATCACAGTGGACAGCCAGTTCGCGCCCACGCTCGGGACCTCGCCCGCAGGTGTCGACATGAATTATCGGCGAGCCTGGATTGTGAATCAGGCCGATGGCACCATGTCGATAATCGAGGTGCCACACGGTTACACGGTGGCCACTCTCCCAGTCGGGACATCGCCGACGTCGGTCGCGTGGGACTTCGATTACGCCTGGGTCACCAATCAGGGATCCAATACCGTCTCAGTCATCGACCTTGTTTACAACCCAGGCGCAACGCAGACGCTGTCGGGTTTCAACCAGCCCTCGGACGTTCTGCTCGACTACCCTGGCATCGTCTTCGTGTCCAACAAGGGCAATGGCACGGTGGTTGCCGTCCACCCGCAGACCAAACAGGTGCTGCGAACCTTCCAGGTCGGGCAGAGTCCGACGAAGATGGCGCTCACCGGCGCCCACATCTACGTCGCGAACTCCGGCAGCAATTCCGTGTCGATGATCGACCTGGAAACGAACACGGTGAGCGCGCCGATTTCGGTGGGCGTCAACCCAACTGGACTGGCGGTCAGCCCCGACGGCAAACGGGTGTATGTAAGCAACCAAGGCTCGAGTACGGTGTCGGTGATCAACGCGGTCACCAATACTGTCGTGGGCTCGCCGATCGCCGTGGGAGTGCAGCCAACGAGTGTCGTGGTCAGCCCGGACGGCAGCCTGGTCTACGTCGCCAACAGCGACGACACGGTGTCGGTGATCGACACCCGGACAAATTCGGTGATACGTACGGTGGCGATCGACCCGAATCCCGAAATCGGTTCGCATTCCATGGCGTTGAGTCAGGCATCGAATTATCCGTACCGCGACGACGACCGGATCTACGTCACCGACGCGGTCGACCGTACGATGCGGGCACTGGCGATCACGCCGTCGCCCGCGCCGCAACTGCCGGCCACCACGACGGAGGTCACCACTGGCAGCGCCCCGGGGAGTGTGGCGGTGGTAGGCAACTACGCATATGTCGTCAACGCCGGCACCAATACGGTCGCCAAGATCGACACCACCACCAACACCGTCGTCGGAGGTCCGGTGGTAGTCGGAACGTGGGCGACGTCGATTGCGGCGAGCCCGACGACGCACGAGGTCTTCGTCGCCGACTACTACGACAACAAGGTGTACGTGATCGATACCAACACCGATACGGTCGTGCGTGCCATCGACGTACCCGTTTCGCAATACGAGTACGCGGAATGGTGGAATGGCTTGACCGGCATCAAGTCCAGCCGGGATGGCCGCCGACTCTTCGTCACCTCGGCGGACAACAATCTCACGGTGATCGACACCGCGAGCAACACAGTGGTGGGAATAGTGACGGCCGGCGCGGACATGGAAGTCAGCGCGAACGGCAGCTTGCTCTACCTGACCACTGGTGGCGACGCCATCTCGGTGTACGACACGGCGACGATGGCGCCGGTCGGGGAAATCCATGTCGGCCCTTACCAATACGACGGATCCCGGCAAATGGCGATCAGTGCCGACGGAAAAATGGCGTACGTGACCACCAGCGTGGTGGTCGTCGAGCCCGTCGACTTCTACCACACCGATCAAGATGTCATCAGGGACAACAACAACAATTTGTGGCGGGTCTACGGCAGATACGACGCGGTGTCGGTGATCGACATCGACCCGGCCAGCCCGAAGTACAACACCGAAATCGCGAGCATCCCCGTGGTCGGCGGCGCCGGCGATATCGCCGTCAACTCCGACGGCAGTCGTGTGTACGTCACCGCTACGGACGGCAAGACGGTCACCGTGGTCGATCCCAACACCAGAACCGTGCTCGGGTCGGTGACCACGAACCAGACCCCGTACGGCTACCAGATGGTCGCTGTGGGCGGCAACGGCACGCTCTACTTGACGAACGGGTTCGACAGCAACGTGTACGCGGTAACGCTCGGTTCGCTCAACGTGTAG